The Natrinema caseinilyticum genomic sequence GCGAGATCAATCGGATGTACCTCGACCTGGAACAGGACTGTATCGACCTGCTCGCGCTCCAACAGCCGGTCGCGAGCGACCTTCGGTTCATCGCGGCGTCGTTCAAGATCATCACCGACCTCGAGCGAATCGCGGATCTCGCGACGAATCTCGGCGAGTACACGATCGAGGCCGAACAGGACCTCTTCCCGGACGTCGACGTCCAGGAGATGGGGGAATTGACCCTCGACATGCTCGAGGACGCGATGGTCGCGTACGACGCCGAAGACGTCGACCTGTGTCGGACGCTTGCGAACCGCGACGACGAACTCGATCGCTTCGCAGAACGAGCGAGCGAGATCGTCGTTCGGGACCTCATCGAGCGCGAACTCGAGTCACCGAGCGAAGTCGAACAGTTACTCCAGGACGTCTCGCGCCTTCTGTTGACGATTCGCGATCTCGAGCGCGTCGGCGACCATACGGTCAATATCGCCGCGAGGACGTTGTACATGGTCGAAAACGACGACGAACTCATCTACTGACCCGATCGGCACCCGGATGCTATCGCCGGCCGAGTCGACCGGCGCGCGGTCCCGCGGCTTTCCGCCCCGGATCGATACCGTCGATCGGTGGCCGGAACGATACCGTCGGGTCGTCCCTTCGAACGGTCGCGACGGATTCTATCCCGTCGTGTTGCCGCCCGTTTCGTTGCCGGTCTCGTTGCCGCCCGTTTCGTTGCCGGTCTCGTTACCAGTCTCGTTACCGCCACCGCCGCCACCGCCGCCACCGCCGACTTGAATCTCGCCGACCATCGTCGTCGGGTGGACCTGGCAGATGTACGTGGTCATCTCGCTGGTGGGCTGGAACTCGAGCCACTGGTTTTCGGGTTCGGTGACGACCTCCGTCGCGAGGTCGTCGACGATCTCGTCGTTTTCGTTCCGAATCTCGATGTTGTGTCGGGCGCCGTCACCGGTCGTCCAGCCGATCTCGTAGGTTTCGCCCTCCTGGAGGATGAGCGTCGGATTCTCCATGTCCGCGATCGAGTCGGGTGCGATCCCGACCCAGCCGGACGTCTGTCCGTCGAACTCGATCTGCGTGCCGGGTTCGATCTCGACGCCGCCGTTACCACCGCCGCCGTTGCCACCGCCGTTGCCGTTGCCGTTGCCGTTACCGCCTCCACCACCGCAACCGGCGACCAACGCCGTCGATGTCGCGACACCAGTCAGCTTGAGCATCCGCCGTCGTGATACCTTCTCGTCTCGTACCATCGTGCTGACTTTGTGCTCGTCGGGAATAGCCGAATAGCCGTCACCTGCGTGGCAGTCATATACGGGCGGGTTTGTCACAGTAGAAACCGCCGACTACGCCACATTCGGCGTGTTAACCCTACGCACGGGTCGGACGCGCTCACCGAGTCGGTCGCGATTCCGATCCGCGTTCCGGAACGCGTGTCAACAACTGCGTCGTGTCGACGATATTTCTCGTTTCGAGCAACACCTCCGCGGCCTCCCGAACGGTGAACTCGGCTTCGAGTTCCACGCCGTGACAGCGTGCGTAACACTCGAACCAGCGGTTCATGGCGGCCTCGAGCGCGTCGAATTCGTACTCGCTAAACGGGACCAGTCGACCGCCGGTGCGAGCTTCGATGTACAACCAGATCGCCTGACCCGCACCATCGCGAAGGTAGTGGTCGGCCTCGTCGGGATCCGTTCGGACCGCTGTTCCGGCCGGAGAACGGCTGGCGGCATCGGATCGGGTGGCCGTGTCGGGACTGCTGGCACCGTCCGACCGGGAGGCTGCCTCGAGTGCAGTCCGTTCGCGCTCGGCACGGCGGGCGAGCGCGGCGATGCGGGGACCGTACCGGCTCACGCTATCCCTCGCGGAACTCCACACCTTTGCCGCCACGGGGATGTTCCCAGTCGGTGTCGGCGACGATAGCGCAGGTGCCGCATTCGACGCACGGCTGGGTGTCGAGGCTGACCAGCGTCTCCTCCGAGCCGTTGGTCTTCACCGTCTCCGAGCGGTAGCAGCCGCCGCCGAAGTCCTCCGCACTCACGGGACAGGCGGTGACGGCCGCGCCGCTGGCCGCGTAGGATTCGTCTCTGAGTTCGATGTGCGGATTGCCCACGTCGGTATCGTAGGTGAGGTCGCCGATCCGCTGCTCGAGACTCGGCGGTTCGATCTCGTTGTCCCACTGGATCGTTCGGCCGTGTTGCTCGCCGATCACCGTCGGCAGGGAGACGTAGCCAGTCTTGGTGTCGGGCAGCATCGATACCAGAAACGGCGAGTTGTAGGCGCGCTCGAGCAGACGATTCGCGATCGGATTGCCGACCGCGACCGAGCCGACCGGGGAGTCGAGCACCCGTTCGACGGCCGCGGTGACGGTGTCGTTTTCGCCGACGGTCCGGCTGAGTTCGTACCGACGGGGCCGAAGCTTGTCCATCGTTCCCGAATCCTCGAGCATCCGGGCGTACCGCCGGCCGGCGGCCGCCGGATCGTTGTTCCCGCGGGTGATGGAGAAGGCGTCCGCCGCGAGCGCGCCGGCGGTAACGGCGTGATTCATCCCCTTGATGATCGGCCCCTGGGCTTGCATCTGTCCGGCGGCGTCGCCCACGAGAACGAGCCGATCCCGGTAGGGCTCGCGGTGGGCGACCTTCTTCGAGTCGGGGACGAGCTTTGCGGCGTACTCGAGTTCGTGATAGTCGTTGCGGAACCAGCCGGCCAGCAGCGGATGCGTCAGCAAGGCGTCGAGCAGGTCGTGTGGGTTCGCCTCCTGCTCGACGAGACTATCGAGGTGGAAGACGGTCCCGATCGACAGCGAGTCCTCGTTCGTATAGAGGAAGCCGCCGCCGCGGACGTCCTCGAAGAGGTCGCCGGAGAACAGATGTGCGGCTCCTTCGTCGGGGTCGATGTCGAACCGGTCGTCGATCGCGTCGGGTTCCATGTCGACGACCGCCTTGACGCCCTGGAACCACTCGTCGGGTTCCTCCCAGTCCATCAACCCGGCATCGCGGGCGAGTTCCGAGTTGACGCCGTCGGCCCCGACGATCACGTCCGCCTTGATCGGGTCGAGTTCGTCACAGGTGACGCCGACGATCTCGCCGTTTTCCCTGAGGAGGCCGTTCACCCGAACGTTCGTCAGTACGCCACCGCCCGTCTCGCTCGTCTTCTCGTGGACCCGTTGCTCGAGCCAGGCGTCCATCTCCCGGCGGAGGACGGCGTCGCACCAGTCGGTATCGTGTTCGTGCAGGTCGACCAGATCGTACGTCTTGACCGAGTTCCCGGCCACGTTGTGGATGTAGTAGTCCGTGACCGGCCGTTCGGACGCCTCCTCGCGGAAGCCCTCGAAGAGGTCGTCGATCGTGTACGGTGCCGAATCTTCGGCGTAGATCAACCCGCCCGAGACGTTCTTCGATCCCGCTTCCGTCCCCCGCTCCAGGACGAGCGTCTCGACGCCGTGGTCGGCGAGCCGGGCAGCCGCCGCGGCCCCGCCGGGGCCACAGCCCACCACGACCGCCTCGTAGTGCTCGTAGTCGTCGGTGTCGGCCGCCATCACTCGTCACCCCCGTCGGCGACGGCCTCGGGCTCGAGCGCCGTCTCGCCCGATTCGACGGCCTCAGTGAGCCGCGGTAACACCTCGAACAGATCGCCCTCGACGAAGTAGTCGCTGAAGTCACGGATGCGGGCGTCGGTGTCGGTGTTGACCGCGACGATGGTGTCGGATTCGTCCATGCCGACTTTGTGCTGGACCGCACCGGAGACGCCCGCCGCGATGTAGAGGTCGGGCGCGACGACCTGGCCCGTCTCACCGATCTGGCGCTCTTCTTTCGAATACTGCTCGACGTGGCCCTCGAACTGGTACGAGGAGGTGACGATCCCGCGCGTGATCCCGAGTTCGGCGTCCTCGAACGCGTCGACCAGGTCGAGACCGAGTTCCATCCCGAGCGTCGGATCGTCGGCGATCCCGCGGCCCAGACAGACGATCACGTCGTGGTCGGTGAGGTCGATCCCGGCCTCGAGTCGGTCGGAGTCGGTGATCTCGACGCGGAACCACTCCTCCTCGAGTTCCATGTCGTGTTCCACGACGAGACCCTCCCGATCGTAGTCGGGTTCCATGGGCTCGAAGCTTCCCGGAATGACGGAACATCCCTGCGGGTGGAACTCTCGCCCCGGATTGTCGAGACACAGGATCGTCGAGTACTCGAACCCGGAGAAATCGGGTCGCTTCATGTGGAGGACCTTCTCGAAGGTCTTCTTGACGCCCGGTTCGCCGGTCTTGACCGGGTTCGAGACCTCGTTCTCCTCGATGAAGAGGTCAGAACAGTCCGAGGCCAGCCCGGAGTCGAGTTCCGCCTGGACCTTCGCCGAGAGGTCGCGTCCGTTGTTCGTCGCCGGGAACAGGACGTAGCGCGGTTTGTCGTAGTCGCGCCAGTCGGTACTCTCGACCGATCCCTCGCCGCGTGCCATGTGCGCCGAGATTTCCGTGTACGGTTTGTGGAGGAACCGTTCCAACCTGTCGTCGTCGTGATAGACCGCCACGTCCGCTCCGTGAGCGATACACTCCTCGGCGAGCCCCTCGCAGTCGTCACCCATCAGGAACGCGACGACGTTCTCGTCGTCGCCGTAATCCGATTCGAACTGGTCCATCAACTGGCGGGCTTTGCCCAGCATCTCTCGCGACACCTCGAGCAACTCGCCCGCCTGGGTCTCACAGAAGACCCACATGTCTTCGTACTCGCCGTCCGCGAGCGCCCTGACGTGTCTCTTGTCGCGAGTCGGGTGCGTGAGGCCGTCGTCTTCCTCCGGTTCGTCTTCCGTCCCCTCGTCCTCGGCTTCGGGTTCGGTTTCGTCTGCCGCCTCGTCCTCGGCATCGGCATCGTCCTCCACGGATTCGGCCTCGGCATCGTCACCCACGTCTTCGGCCGTCTCCTCGTACTCGCCTTCCGTCTCGGTGCCCTCCTCGACTCCCTCGAGATCGGCGCCGATCTCTTCGAGCCGGTTGTGGACCGCCTCGCGGGCCGTCGCCCGATCCTGGCCGGTCCGTTCGGCCTCGAGTATCGCCTGGAGGTCGTCCGCGTCGTCGATCGTCTCGAGTTCGTCGGTCAGTTCGTCGACGGTGTGGTCATCCGGGTCTACTGTCGTCATTTTAATCACCTGCCTCTGCGCTAAACGGATGCATTTCCTCGAGTACGTCGCCCATGCCGTCGTCGGGATCGATCATCGTCGCCTCCCGCTCCGAGGGCGCTTTCGGGATCGGATCGACCGACGAGACGATCGTGGGCGAACCGTCGAGTCCGATGTAATCGGGGTCGAGATTCAGATCGACGTGATCCCACGTCGTCAGGTGGTCGTCGTGCGCCGCGGCCCGCGCTTCCGTTTCTGCCCGGAGGCGCTTGTGCGTCAACCGGTGGGAGGCCTTCCGGTACGTCGGCTCGAACTCGGGATCGGTGACGACGAAACAGGGCAGGGGCGCCTCGACCGTCTCGATTTCGTCGACGTCACCCTCGACGAGGCGCTTCGCGCGCAGCATCCGCTCGTCCGGATCGATGTCGAGTGCGATGACGTGCGTGACGATCGGCCAGTCCATCGCCCAGCACGTTTGCGGGCCGGTCTGACCGGTCTCCCCGTCGGCCGTCTTGAATCCCGCGAACACGATGTCGATGTCGTCTACTTCCTCTTGATACTTCTCGAGGCCGGCACTCAGCGTGATCGCCGTCGCCCACGTGTCCGAGGCGGCCAGCTCGCGGTCCGAGAGCAGATAGCTGTCGTCGGTGTAGACCGATTCCATCGCACCCTGCAGAACGTCGGCATACCCCGGCGGACCCATACTCATCCCGGAGACGTGGCCGCCGTGGCGAACTTTCGTCTGCAGCGCGGCTTCCACTGCGAACGCGTCGTTCGGGTTCATGACCGTCGGCGTCTTTCCCCGCTCGAGGTGGCCGTCTTCGTCGAACGAGACGGCGCCTTCCGAAAAGTCGGGGACGCCTTTCGTCAGAACTATCGATCGCATCGATCCCTCCGTCGTAGACTAGTGATTGGTATTAACATGTCTGTGTCTCTCTATCGCAATTATCACTATTAAGAATACGGGTTAGAATCGCCGTCAGGAGAGGCGAATGCAGCGACGGGTATCGGAATATCCACCGAAAATCGTCGACGATGCGGGCATTTCAGGCGCTCGAGGGCTGAACTGGTCGAATCGCAAGTGAAACGCCGGGACCCGGTTTCGCGGGCGAGGTCACCGAACGAACGCGGGCGAGCGCCGCCGATGCTCCTCGGAGCGCGGCTCACCGGCCGATCACCGCCAGTACGTTCGCTTCGATCTTCCGAAGGTGGTCGCCGACGGTGCCAGCGGACAGATCGAGCGTTTCGGCGATGTCTTCGTGCGTCGCTTCTCGCGGCGCGCTGTAATAGCCGGCGTCCAGTGCGGCGTCGAGAATCTCGCGTTGGCGTTCGGTGAGGGTCCCGTACAGTCTATCCGCCTCGGACCGGTACTCGCCGATGCGTCCGATCTTCAGGGACACGTCGTTGGGGACGCGCTCGAGCGCCGACCGGATGGCTGCATCGGTTCCGTAGACCTGGACTGAGAGTTCGCCGTGTCGCGTGAACTCGAGCGGCGTGTCGAGAACGAGGGTGAACGTGTCGAAGATCGTCAGTAAGTCGGTGACCGTCTCGTTCGGAACGAAGTGAACGAACGCTGTGGTGGAAGTCGAGTCGCTATAGTCGTCGTTGAAACGAGTTACCCACCGCTCGCTGTCAGGTGGCCAGCGAACACTCGCCCGCCGCGAATTCACGAGCGGGGTGTGCACTGACGTTCAACGACTACGATATCTCGGTCATTACCCAACTCGAGGCGCTCATGCCCCTTCTGCTCACGGCACCGCCGTTCGCATGGTCAGCGGGACCTTCGGTCCCGCGCTACCCTCACGGAGCGAGCGGCGCAAGCCGTGAGCAAGTAGGGTGGGGAGGAAGTCACAGACCAGATTAGCGAACGGCTCGCTACGCTTTCAGGTGTGTTTGAGATCGAGGCACCGGTAGCGACTGTGACCCAGTTCCTCGAAAATCACGACGCAGTGATTCGAGATGCCTTGGAGCGCGCTGTTTCCAACAAGGACAGGGTAATCTCTACTGCCACTCCAAGCTCGTTGACGTATGCTGGCTGCTCCGTCGATTGTGACGGAACCCTGAGTAATCGTAACGGATTACTCGTCTTCGAGTGCTGCGTAGATCTCCGCGTGACGGCGTCCGTCGAGTTCCCCCATCTCGAGGGCGATCTCGCGACGTTCGGCGTCGCTCTCAGCTGCCTGATACCGCTCGTAGAGCTGGCGGACCTCGTCGTCGGCCGCCGTCGAGGAATCGGTGCTGGACGCCATTGTTCTGTTGAGCATACTCTGTGTGTCCCTTTATCAGTTGCGACGAGCACAGGCCCGGAAGTAGACGACTGCAGTCTCTGTGTCGACCGCGGCTTCGTCAGTTGCGAAGCGGTGCAAGAGGGCCCGAATTTCATCACCGTACTCGAACGTGTCCCCGTTCAGCATATAGAAAACGACCACCGTTCGGAGCGCTGTTCGTTTGTTCCCGTCGACGAATGGATGCTCCGCAACGAGCAGTCGCATCAGATGGACCGCTTTGTCGTGGATCGTGTTGGGCACCTCCCCAAAGAATCCCTCCGAGATATACTGCAACGCGGAGGAAATCGAGTCTTCTGACCGAACTCCTGGTTCCGTGGTGTCGCCTTCTGCTACGATCTGTTCGTGGAGATCCAGAATAAGTTCGACAGAGGGATACGCAAGATCGTCAGTCACATACCGGACTTTCTCACGCCGCCCGTTAACCGTTTCTCAACCATCGAGATCAGGCCTCGTCGTCGACCGCGTGGGTGGCCCAGTTATCGGTTGTCTCCATCAGCGGTGTCGACGGTCATCGCGTTCATCGTCGATGTCCAACTCATCGAGCGACGCCCCTGCTTCCTCGATATCGTAATGCTCGTCGACGACGGGTCGGAGCACCTGCAGGATTATCTCCGCAGCAAGCGACGATATGCCGAGATTCTCAGCCATCAGCCGATGGGTCACCTCCCCGTGTTCACGGACGACCGCATCGGTGAGCGCTGTCGCGAAGCCGGCGACGTCGTGGCGGTCGATGTAGGTGTCGATGTCGGCGTTCGTCTCGTGCCGCCCAACGGCGACGATCAGCGCCGGCATGATCGTGTACTCCCGGTCACCGGCAGCCGTTGTCACGGTCAGGTCGATTTCCCGGGCGGCGTACCGCCGTGGTTGCTCGTCCTGCGTGACTTCGACGACGCCGGCGTCGACGAGGTACAGGGCCGCCGTGAGGCCGTTGTGTCCCGCCCCAACGATGACGGCGTCGTACGTGTTAGACATCCGGAAGAATTATTAGGCACAGTTAGAAAAGCCTTCGGCGGCTGCGAGACGTCGCTGACGTCGGCAGCGGTAGTACGGTATGCTCAGGAGGGGAGATAGCCAATCAATTGTGTCGCCACGTCTTCGGTGCGTTCGTCGACGAGAGAAGTCATATAGAATTCTACGTCAGCTGCACTGTTGAGAGTCACGAGCGACCACGGGAGAACGTGACTTCGCTCCCCGACCGGATCGCCTTCGTAGTCGTCGTCACAGAGTGTGAGAGACTTCTCGTGGTAGGTTTTCGTCGAGATCAGGACCGTGATGAGCTGGATCCCGTGGTTGAGAAACTGGGGTGTTCCAAGCACGAGCATCAGGCGACCTTTGTCCGAGAGCGGATCGGTCCCTCAGATGATATCACCGCGTGCCAATTCATCGAACGCGGTCACTGCACTTTCTCCATATCGTCGGTTTGTAGCTCCTCGAGACGCTCCTCACCGTACTGCTCGTCTGCGGTCTCGTGATTCCTGTGAAGCCGGTAGGCGGCTCGGAGCCGTTTCTCGTCGTCTGTGATCGCCCAGTACGGCCGCTTGTGCCGCACGAGCCTTCGTTCCTTCAGTCGCGAGAGGATCGCACTGACGGCGTCCGTCTTTAGCTCACGTTGCTCGGCGATCGTCGCCGCCGTTCGCATGGTCCGTGAGACCTTCGGTCTCACGCTATCCTCGAGGAGCGAACGGCGCGAGCCGTGAGCGAGTAGGGTGGGGAGGAAGTCACTTAGAACGTGACTGACGTATGAGACGACTCACGACCGCTCAGACCGACTCCGACGACGCGTCCCGGTCCGGCATCGCACACCAGCTCGTGCGACCGCTGGGAACCGGCGACCCAGGAGGGGCCCGGAAAACGACACGCAACGAGGCCACAGTCGCCCAGCAACTAGAACGAGTCGATCTACTCGATTTCCCTGTCGGTCGTCCCCATCGTGATCTCGCCGTCGGCTCGGATCGTCCCGTCGATCTCGGCGTCGGGACCGAGTTCGAGGTCCGCACAGGAGACGTCGCCCAGGATGCGAGCATCGC encodes the following:
- a CDS encoding electron transfer flavoprotein subunit alpha/FixB family protein yields the protein MTTVDPDDHTVDELTDELETIDDADDLQAILEAERTGQDRATAREAVHNRLEEIGADLEGVEEGTETEGEYEETAEDVGDDAEAESVEDDADAEDEAADETEPEAEDEGTEDEPEEDDGLTHPTRDKRHVRALADGEYEDMWVFCETQAGELLEVSREMLGKARQLMDQFESDYGDDENVVAFLMGDDCEGLAEECIAHGADVAVYHDDDRLERFLHKPYTEISAHMARGEGSVESTDWRDYDKPRYVLFPATNNGRDLSAKVQAELDSGLASDCSDLFIEENEVSNPVKTGEPGVKKTFEKVLHMKRPDFSGFEYSTILCLDNPGREFHPQGCSVIPGSFEPMEPDYDREGLVVEHDMELEEEWFRVEITDSDRLEAGIDLTDHDVIVCLGRGIADDPTLGMELGLDLVDAFEDAELGITRGIVTSSYQFEGHVEQYSKEERQIGETGQVVAPDLYIAAGVSGAVQHKVGMDESDTIVAVNTDTDARIRDFSDYFVEGDLFEVLPRLTEAVESGETALEPEAVADGGDE
- a CDS encoding FAD-dependent monooxygenase, with product MAADTDDYEHYEAVVVGCGPGGAAAAARLADHGVETLVLERGTEAGSKNVSGGLIYAEDSAPYTIDDLFEGFREEASERPVTDYYIHNVAGNSVKTYDLVDLHEHDTDWCDAVLRREMDAWLEQRVHEKTSETGGGVLTNVRVNGLLRENGEIVGVTCDELDPIKADVIVGADGVNSELARDAGLMDWEEPDEWFQGVKAVVDMEPDAIDDRFDIDPDEGAAHLFSGDLFEDVRGGGFLYTNEDSLSIGTVFHLDSLVEQEANPHDLLDALLTHPLLAGWFRNDYHELEYAAKLVPDSKKVAHREPYRDRLVLVGDAAGQMQAQGPIIKGMNHAVTAGALAADAFSITRGNNDPAAAGRRYARMLEDSGTMDKLRPRRYELSRTVGENDTVTAAVERVLDSPVGSVAVGNPIANRLLERAYNSPFLVSMLPDTKTGYVSLPTVIGEQHGRTIQWDNEIEPPSLEQRIGDLTYDTDVGNPHIELRDESYAASGAAVTACPVSAEDFGGGCYRSETVKTNGSEETLVSLDTQPCVECGTCAIVADTDWEHPRGGKGVEFREG
- a CDS encoding helix-turn-helix domain-containing protein codes for the protein MNSRRASVRWPPDSERWVTRFNDDYSDSTSTTAFVHFVPNETVTDLLTIFDTFTLVLDTPLEFTRHGELSVQVYGTDAAIRSALERVPNDVSLKIGRIGEYRSEADRLYGTLTERQREILDAALDAGYYSAPREATHEDIAETLDLSAGTVGDHLRKIEANVLAVIGR
- a CDS encoding type II toxin-antitoxin system death-on-curing family toxin, whose translation is MTDDLAYPSVELILDLHEQIVAEGDTTEPGVRSEDSISSALQYISEGFFGEVPNTIHDKAVHLMRLLVAEHPFVDGNKRTALRTVVVFYMLNGDTFEYGDEIRALLHRFATDEAAVDTETAVVYFRACARRN
- the phoU gene encoding phosphate signaling complex protein PhoU, with product MARQSYQEKLTELREDVLYMSEVVMERLRMGLDALEQKDEELAREVIEGDGEINRMYLDLEQDCIDLLALQQPVASDLRFIAASFKIITDLERIADLATNLGEYTIEAEQDLFPDVDVQEMGELTLDMLEDAMVAYDAEDVDLCRTLANRDDELDRFAERASEIVVRDLIERELESPSEVEQLLQDVSRLLLTIRDLERVGDHTVNIAARTLYMVENDDELIY
- a CDS encoding MarR family transcriptional regulator produces the protein MRTAATIAEQRELKTDAVSAILSRLKERRLVRHKRPYWAITDDEKRLRAAYRLHRNHETADEQYGEERLEELQTDDMEKVQ
- a CDS encoding electron transfer flavoprotein subunit beta/FixA family protein, with the translated sequence MRSIVLTKGVPDFSEGAVSFDEDGHLERGKTPTVMNPNDAFAVEAALQTKVRHGGHVSGMSMGPPGYADVLQGAMESVYTDDSYLLSDRELAASDTWATAITLSAGLEKYQEEVDDIDIVFAGFKTADGETGQTGPQTCWAMDWPIVTHVIALDIDPDERMLRAKRLVEGDVDEIETVEAPLPCFVVTDPEFEPTYRKASHRLTHKRLRAETEARAAAHDDHLTTWDHVDLNLDPDYIGLDGSPTIVSSVDPIPKAPSEREATMIDPDDGMGDVLEEMHPFSAEAGD